One Streptomyces sp. R28 DNA window includes the following coding sequences:
- a CDS encoding putative leader peptide — protein sequence MLRSALLTTRGHIDLLRVASAACRRGR from the coding sequence ATGTTGCGTTCAGCCCTGCTCACCACGCGCGGTCACATCGACCTGCTGCGGGTGGCCTCCGCCGCGTGTCGCCGCGGCCGCTGA
- a CDS encoding type III polyketide synthase: MTTLCRPAVSVPEHVITMEETLALARDRHAGHPQLPLALRLMENTGVRTRHLVQTIEETLRHPGFEERNRLYAAEAKARVPAVVRRALQDAQLCPADIDLIVYVSCTGFMMPSLTAWLINAMEFAPSTRQLPIAQLGCAAGGAAINRAHDFCTAYPDANALIVACEFCSLCYQPTDLGVGSLLSNGLFGDGVAAAVVRGSGGTGIRLERNASHLIPHTEEWIAYDVRATGFHFLLDKRVPTTMEPLAPALRQLADTHGWDAGDLDFYIVHAGGPRILDDLSRFLGVPAEAFRFSRATLTEYGNIASVVVLDALRRLFDAGGPPEGARGLLAGFGPGITAEMSLGTWTRAGSHPHASTTRRAGAVVPAARALQEAR, translated from the coding sequence ATGACCACCCTGTGCAGACCCGCCGTCTCCGTCCCTGAGCACGTGATCACGATGGAGGAGACACTGGCGCTGGCCCGCGACCGCCACGCCGGCCATCCCCAACTCCCGCTCGCCTTACGTCTGATGGAGAACACCGGGGTGCGAACCCGGCACCTGGTACAGACGATCGAGGAGACGCTGAGACACCCCGGCTTCGAGGAGCGCAACAGGCTGTACGCGGCCGAGGCCAAGGCCCGCGTCCCGGCGGTCGTGCGAAGGGCGCTGCAGGACGCGCAGTTGTGCCCCGCCGACATCGACCTGATCGTCTACGTGTCGTGCACCGGCTTCATGATGCCGTCTCTGACCGCATGGCTGATCAACGCGATGGAGTTCGCCCCGAGCACGCGTCAGCTGCCGATCGCCCAGCTGGGCTGCGCGGCCGGCGGCGCGGCGATCAACCGGGCACACGACTTCTGCACCGCCTACCCCGACGCCAACGCGCTGATCGTGGCCTGCGAGTTCTGCTCGCTGTGCTACCAGCCCACCGACCTCGGCGTCGGTTCGCTGCTGTCCAACGGCCTGTTCGGTGACGGCGTCGCCGCCGCTGTCGTGCGCGGCAGCGGCGGCACGGGTATCCGGCTGGAGCGCAACGCCTCCCACCTCATCCCGCACACCGAGGAGTGGATCGCCTACGACGTGCGCGCCACCGGCTTCCACTTCCTGCTGGACAAGCGGGTACCCACCACGATGGAACCCCTCGCTCCCGCCCTGCGCCAACTCGCCGACACCCATGGCTGGGACGCCGGAGACCTCGACTTCTACATCGTCCACGCCGGCGGCCCCCGCATCCTCGACGATCTCAGCCGCTTCCTCGGTGTGCCGGCGGAGGCGTTCCGCTTCAGCCGCGCCACCCTCACCGAATACGGCAACATCGCCAGCGTCGTCGTCCTCGACGCACTGCGCCGCCTGTTCGACGCCGGAGGCCCGCCCGAAGGGGCCCGCGGACTGCTCGCCGGTTTCGGCCCCGGCATCACCGCGGAAATGTCCCTCGGCACCTGGACCCGGGCAGGCAGCCACCCCCACGCCTCCACGACGCGCCGGGCCGGGGCGGTCGTTCCGGCAGCACGGGCACTGCAGGAGGCCCGATGA
- a CDS encoding DEAD/DEAH box helicase: MSRSARTNDRFRPRGQGRPGASPGDTGRRPSTPQGEFALPVTVTPALPAAATFGELDMPVELVKMLTSRGLTEPFPIQAATLPNSLAGRDVLGRGRTGSGKTLAFGLALLVRTAGQRAESRKPLALILVPTRELAQQVTDALAPYALLLKLRLATVVGGMSIGRQAGALRAGAEVVVATPGRLADLIERKDCRLDRVNITVLDEADQMADMGFMPQVTELLDQVRPDGQRTLFSATLDRNIDLLVRSYLHDPVVHSVDPSAGAVTTMEHHVLQVHGADKYATATEIAARDGRVIMFLDTKHAVDQFTKHLLNSGVKAAALHSGKSQPQRTRTLAQFKTGDVTTLVATNVAARGIHVDDLDLVVNVDPPSDHKDYLHRGGRTARAGESGSVVTLVLPGQRRDMVRLMSDAGIRPQITQVRSGEAELSRITGAQAPSDVPVGGSGPAAERPKRGGAPFRGLGTRPGRVGGGGESRRSTEARQIAEARKAARVRRGA, translated from the coding sequence ATGAGCCGTTCAGCTCGCACGAACGACCGTTTCCGTCCACGGGGTCAGGGCCGCCCCGGCGCCAGTCCGGGCGACACCGGGCGCCGCCCCTCCACACCGCAGGGAGAGTTCGCGCTGCCGGTCACCGTCACCCCGGCCCTCCCCGCCGCCGCGACCTTCGGCGAACTGGACATGCCCGTCGAGTTGGTGAAGATGCTCACCAGTCGCGGCCTGACCGAGCCCTTCCCGATCCAGGCCGCCACGTTGCCGAACTCCCTCGCGGGGCGCGACGTCCTGGGCCGCGGGCGCACCGGATCGGGCAAGACGCTCGCCTTCGGCCTGGCGCTCCTCGTGCGCACGGCCGGGCAGCGTGCCGAGTCGCGCAAGCCGCTGGCCCTGATCCTCGTTCCCACGCGCGAGTTGGCCCAGCAGGTCACCGATGCGCTCGCCCCGTACGCCCTGTTGCTGAAGCTGCGGCTGGCCACTGTGGTCGGCGGCATGTCGATCGGCAGGCAGGCCGGCGCACTGCGTGCCGGGGCCGAGGTGGTCGTCGCGACTCCCGGCCGCCTCGCGGATCTCATCGAGCGCAAGGACTGCCGCCTGGACCGAGTGAACATCACCGTGCTGGACGAGGCCGACCAGATGGCGGACATGGGCTTCATGCCGCAGGTCACCGAACTGCTGGACCAGGTACGCCCCGACGGCCAGCGCACGCTGTTCTCGGCCACGCTGGACCGCAACATCGACCTCCTGGTCCGTAGTTACCTCCATGACCCGGTGGTCCATTCGGTCGACCCGTCGGCGGGCGCGGTCACCACGATGGAGCATCACGTGCTGCAGGTGCACGGCGCCGACAAGTACGCCACCGCCACCGAAATCGCTGCCCGCGACGGGCGCGTGATCATGTTCCTGGACACCAAGCACGCTGTCGACCAGTTCACCAAGCACCTGCTGAACAGCGGCGTAAAGGCCGCGGCGCTGCACAGCGGCAAGTCGCAGCCCCAGCGCACCCGCACCCTGGCACAGTTCAAGACCGGTGACGTCACGACGCTGGTGGCCACCAACGTCGCCGCCCGGGGCATTCACGTCGACGACCTCGATCTCGTCGTCAACGTCGATCCGCCCAGCGACCACAAGGACTACCTGCACCGCGGTGGCCGTACTGCCCGCGCCGGCGAGTCCGGCAGTGTCGTGACGCTGGTCCTCCCCGGCCAGCGCCGGGACATGGTCCGTCTCATGTCCGACGCGGGCATCAGGCCGCAGATCACGCAGGTCCGCTCGGGCGAGGCCGAACTGAGCCGCATCACCGGAGCCCAGGCCCCCTCCGACGTCCCCGTCGGCGGCAGCGGGCCGGCCGCGGAGCGCCCCAAGCGCGGCGGTGCCCCCTTCCGCGGTCTGGGCACCCGCCCAGGGCGGGTCGGCGGCGGTGGTGAGTCTCGCCGGTCTACTGAGGCCCGTCAGATCGCCGAGGCCCGCAAGGCCGCCCGGGTCCGTCGTGGCGCATAG
- a CDS encoding ABC transporter substrate-binding protein has protein sequence MRRRLVPAALLLPLALLLSACGGSSSASTGGDTDGSGSLTLNVGDQKGGSEAILRAAGELKSLDYKIKWSTFTSGPPLLEAVNAKAVDIGGVGNTPPVFAAGAGSKITVVAAFHGASKGDAILVPNDSKLTKPEQLKGRSIAVAQGSSANYQLIASLKAAGLSPSDVDVKYLQPADALAAFTAGKVDAWAVWDPYTSQVLVAKQGRILTTGDGITNGLTFQVAAPSALQDKKKPAAIKDYLERLRRATAWVNGHQQEWAKVWAKDTGLPYEVALASVKRTNATRISVAVDKPLIASEQEIADTFTGLKLIPHKVDFGDFVDTRYNGDLPPSTTEASAAKGS, from the coding sequence ATGCGACGTCGCCTCGTCCCCGCCGCGCTGCTCCTCCCCCTGGCCCTGCTCCTGTCCGCCTGCGGAGGCAGCTCGTCGGCCTCGACCGGCGGCGACACCGACGGCTCGGGCTCCCTCACCCTCAACGTCGGTGACCAGAAGGGTGGTTCGGAGGCGATCCTGCGTGCCGCAGGAGAGCTGAAGAGCCTCGACTACAAGATCAAGTGGTCCACCTTCACCTCCGGTCCGCCGCTGCTGGAGGCGGTCAACGCCAAGGCCGTCGACATCGGCGGCGTCGGCAACACCCCGCCGGTCTTCGCGGCGGGCGCGGGCTCCAAGATCACGGTGGTGGCCGCGTTCCACGGCGCCTCCAAGGGCGACGCGATCCTCGTACCGAACGACTCGAAGCTGACGAAGCCCGAGCAGCTCAAGGGCAGGTCGATCGCCGTGGCGCAGGGCTCCTCCGCCAACTACCAGCTCATCGCGTCCCTCAAGGCGGCCGGGCTGAGTCCGAGTGACGTCGACGTCAAGTACCTGCAGCCGGCCGACGCCCTGGCCGCGTTCACCGCCGGCAAGGTCGACGCGTGGGCCGTGTGGGATCCGTACACCTCGCAGGTGCTCGTGGCCAAGCAGGGCAGGATCCTGACGACCGGCGACGGGATCACCAACGGCCTCACCTTCCAGGTGGCGGCGCCCTCCGCCCTGCAGGACAAGAAGAAGCCCGCCGCCATCAAGGACTATCTGGAGCGACTGCGGCGCGCCACGGCATGGGTCAACGGCCATCAGCAGGAGTGGGCCAAGGTCTGGGCGAAGGACACCGGGCTGCCCTACGAGGTCGCGCTGGCCTCGGTGAAGCGCACCAACGCCACCCGGATCTCGGTCGCGGTGGACAAGCCCCTCATCGCCTCCGAGCAGGAGATCGCCGACACCTTCACCGGGTTGAAGCTCATCCCCCACAAGGTGGACTTCGGCGACTTCGTGGACACGCGGTACAACGGCGACCTGCCGCCGTCGACCACCGAGGCAAGCGCCGCGAAGGGTTCGTGA
- a CDS encoding cold-shock protein has protein sequence MATGTVKWFNAEKGFGFIEQDGGGPDVFAHYSNIAAQGFRELQEGQKVNFDVTQGQKGPQAENITPA, from the coding sequence ATGGCTACTGGCACCGTCAAGTGGTTCAACGCGGAAAAGGGCTTCGGCTTCATCGAGCAGGACGGCGGCGGCCCGGACGTCTTCGCCCACTACTCGAACATCGCCGCCCAGGGCTTCCGTGAGCTCCAGGAAGGCCAGAAGGTGAACTTTGACGTCACGCAGGGCCAGAAGGGTCCGCAGGCGGAGAACATCACTCCCGCCTGA
- a CDS encoding ABC transporter permease: protein MSISHAPPSSAETDIPLKSQFENRPAVDVLPLLPTSSRRTRVPRWLRRTTGPVLLLVLWQVLSSTGLLTADVLASPGRIAQVAGDLISDGSLPSAMGTSLQRVAAGLALGTVAGTGLALLSGLFRIGEDLVDAPVQMLRTVPFVGLIPLFIIWFGIGEAPKVAIITLGVTFPLYLNVYAGIRGVDAQLIEAGESLGLSRWGLVRHVVLPGALPGALTGLRYSLGIAWLALVFAEQINADSGIGFLMVQARDFLRTDVIVVCLIVYAFLGLLADFIVRSLERLLLQWRPTFTGR, encoded by the coding sequence ATGAGCATCAGCCATGCCCCACCCAGCTCCGCAGAGACGGATATTCCCCTCAAATCCCAATTCGAGAACCGGCCCGCCGTCGATGTGCTCCCCCTCCTTCCCACCTCCTCCCGCCGCACCCGCGTCCCTCGCTGGCTGCGTCGCACCACTGGGCCCGTCCTGCTCCTGGTCCTGTGGCAAGTGCTCAGCAGCACAGGGCTGTTGACCGCAGACGTCCTCGCCTCGCCCGGCCGCATCGCCCAGGTCGCGGGTGATCTGATCTCCGACGGCTCACTGCCCTCGGCCATGGGCACGTCTCTCCAGCGCGTCGCCGCCGGGCTGGCGCTGGGCACCGTCGCCGGAACCGGACTCGCCCTGCTCTCGGGCCTGTTCCGGATCGGCGAGGACCTCGTGGACGCGCCGGTGCAGATGTTGCGGACCGTGCCCTTCGTCGGGCTCATCCCGCTGTTCATCATCTGGTTCGGGATCGGCGAGGCGCCCAAGGTCGCCATCATCACGCTCGGCGTGACCTTCCCCCTCTATCTCAATGTCTACGCCGGTATCCGCGGCGTGGACGCCCAGTTGATCGAGGCCGGGGAGTCCCTCGGGCTGTCCAGGTGGGGGCTCGTGCGGCATGTCGTGCTGCCCGGTGCGCTGCCGGGCGCCCTGACCGGCCTGCGCTACTCGCTCGGCATCGCCTGGCTCGCCCTCGTCTTCGCCGAGCAGATCAACGCCGACTCCGGCATCGGGTTCCTCATGGTGCAGGCGCGGGACTTCCTGCGGACCGACGTGATCGTGGTCTGCCTGATCGTCTACGCCTTCCTCGGCCTGCTCGCCGACTTCATCGTCCGCTCCCTCGAAAGGCTGCTGCTGCAATGGCGACCGACGTTCACCGGCCGGTGA
- the pgm gene encoding phosphoglucomutase (alpha-D-glucose-1,6-bisphosphate-dependent): protein MQDARAGQVAGPEDLIDVARLVTAYYALHPDPADPGQRVAFGTSGHRGSSLAAAFNEDHIAATSQAICEYRAAQGTDGPLFLGADTHALSEPARITALEVFAANDVTVLIDQTDGYTPTPAVSHAILTHNRSRTSRLADGVVVTPSHNPPADGGFKYNPPSGGPAGSEATSWIQDRANEIITGGLKDVRRIPYTRALTAPGTGRYDFLGSYVADLPNVLDLAAIRSAGVRIGADPLGGASVAYWGRIAEQHGLDLTVVNPLTDPTWRFMTLDWDGKIRMDCSSPYAMASLIEQRDRFDIATGNDADADRHGIVTPDAGLMNPNHYLAVAIWYLFSHREQWPTGAGIGKTLVSSSMIDRVAADVGRSLVEVPVGFKWFVDGLSDGTLGFGGEESAGASFLRRDGSVWTTDKDGIILALLASEITAVTGKTPSQHYARLTDRFGAPAYARVDAPASREEKALLAKLSPRQVTADTLAGEPVTTVLTEAPGNGAALGGIKVATANAWFAARPSGTEDVYKIYGESFLGPDHLRQVQEEARSVVLAALGA from the coding sequence ATGCAGGACGCGCGAGCGGGGCAGGTCGCCGGGCCCGAGGACCTCATCGACGTGGCCCGCCTGGTCACGGCGTACTACGCACTGCACCCCGACCCGGCCGACCCGGGTCAGCGGGTGGCGTTCGGCACCTCGGGACATCGCGGCTCGTCCCTCGCGGCGGCGTTCAACGAGGACCACATCGCCGCCACCAGCCAGGCCATCTGCGAGTACCGCGCCGCCCAGGGCACCGACGGCCCCCTCTTCCTCGGCGCCGACACCCACGCCCTGTCGGAGCCCGCCCGGATCACCGCGCTCGAGGTCTTCGCGGCCAACGACGTGACCGTCCTCATCGACCAGACCGACGGATACACGCCCACCCCGGCCGTCTCGCACGCCATCCTCACCCACAACCGGTCGCGCACATCCCGTCTCGCCGACGGCGTGGTGGTCACCCCCTCGCACAACCCGCCCGCCGACGGCGGCTTCAAGTACAACCCGCCGAGCGGCGGCCCCGCCGGATCCGAGGCGACCTCCTGGATCCAGGACCGCGCCAACGAGATCATCACCGGCGGCCTGAAGGACGTACGGCGCATCCCCTACACCCGCGCCCTGACCGCCCCCGGCACCGGCCGCTACGACTTCCTCGGCAGCTACGTGGCCGACCTGCCGAACGTGCTGGACCTGGCGGCGATCCGGTCCGCCGGAGTACGCATCGGCGCCGATCCGCTGGGCGGCGCCTCGGTGGCCTACTGGGGCCGTATCGCCGAACAGCACGGGCTCGACCTCACGGTGGTCAATCCGCTCACCGATCCCACCTGGCGCTTCATGACGCTCGACTGGGACGGCAAGATCCGCATGGACTGCTCCTCGCCGTACGCCATGGCCTCCCTCATCGAGCAGCGCGACCGCTTCGACATCGCCACCGGCAACGACGCCGACGCCGACCGGCACGGCATCGTCACGCCGGACGCGGGCCTGATGAACCCCAACCACTACCTGGCCGTGGCGATTTGGTACCTCTTCTCCCACCGGGAGCAGTGGCCCACGGGCGCCGGCATCGGCAAGACCCTGGTGTCGTCCAGCATGATCGACCGGGTCGCGGCGGACGTCGGCCGTTCGCTGGTCGAAGTCCCCGTCGGCTTCAAGTGGTTCGTGGACGGCCTCTCCGACGGCACGCTCGGCTTCGGCGGCGAGGAGTCGGCGGGCGCCTCCTTCCTGCGCCGCGACGGCTCGGTGTGGACCACCGACAAGGACGGCATCATCCTGGCCCTGCTCGCCTCCGAGATCACGGCGGTCACGGGCAAGACCCCTTCGCAGCACTACGCCCGGCTCACCGACCGCTTCGGCGCCCCCGCCTACGCGCGCGTCGACGCCCCGGCCTCCCGCGAGGAGAAGGCCCTGCTCGCCAAGCTGTCCCCGCGGCAGGTCACCGCCGACACCCTCGCCGGAGAGCCGGTCACCACGGTTCTCACCGAGGCGCCCGGCAACGGCGCCGCCCTCGGCGGCATCAAGGTGGCCACCGCCAACGCCTGGTTCGCGGCCCGCCCTTCGGGCACCGAGGACGTCTACAAGATCTACGGGGAGTCGTTCCTCGGCCCGGACCATCTGCGCCAGGTCCAGGAGGAGGCCAGGTCCGTGGTGCTCGCGGCGCTCGGCGCCTGA
- a CDS encoding class I SAM-dependent methyltransferase, translating to MSHEDQRPPAAVLFDALGADYEKAFAHAPAHLSALEWLIERLPPAARTLDVGSGTGRPTAAALIAAGHSVLGVDVSPVMVELAARQVPEAAFRCGDIRDLPLDAASFDGVCVFFSLLQMTRAEQAALTRRLALALRPGGHLVLATVPADVEDVEVVFMGRPVRATSFAEEDVTGMVEAAGLTVLSRHSTTFTPEHPGAGPEPHLFLHCRRDATGR from the coding sequence GTGAGTCACGAGGACCAACGGCCGCCCGCCGCCGTGCTGTTCGACGCGTTGGGCGCCGACTACGAGAAGGCGTTCGCCCATGCCCCCGCGCACCTGTCCGCGCTGGAGTGGCTGATCGAGCGGCTGCCGCCCGCGGCACGGACACTGGACGTGGGCAGCGGCACCGGGCGGCCCACCGCGGCCGCGCTCATCGCGGCGGGGCACTCGGTGCTGGGCGTCGACGTCTCCCCCGTCATGGTCGAACTCGCCGCCCGTCAGGTCCCCGAGGCCGCATTCCGCTGCGGCGACATCCGGGATCTCCCGCTGGACGCGGCCTCGTTCGACGGCGTGTGCGTGTTCTTCTCGCTGCTGCAGATGACCCGCGCCGAGCAGGCGGCCCTGACGCGACGGCTGGCCCTGGCCCTGAGGCCCGGCGGGCATCTGGTGCTGGCCACCGTGCCCGCGGACGTGGAGGACGTCGAGGTGGTCTTCATGGGCCGGCCGGTCCGCGCGACGAGCTTCGCCGAGGAGGACGTCACCGGCATGGTGGAGGCGGCGGGGCTGACGGTGCTGTCCCGGCACAGCACCACCTTCACCCCGGAGCACCCCGGCGCCGGGCCCGAGCCCCACCTCTTTCTGCACTGCCGCCGCGACGCGACCGGACGCTGA
- a CDS encoding ABC transporter ATP-binding protein, with protein sequence MATDVHRPVSPKATRTVQPTQAVHVEGLTRSFDGRAVIDRLQLDVRPGEFVALLGRSGCGKSTLLRILAGLDRDIEGTVLVPRRKAVAFQAPRLMPWKKVWRNVLLGLPGKPGRTVAEQALKEVGLDHRTDAWPKTLSGGEAQRASLARALVREPDLLLLDEPFGALDALTRIKAQRLVGELWQRRGCAVLLVTHDVEEAVLLADRVLVMDDGVIAHEQRIDLDRPRDITDPRFAELRAGLLERLGVETAAEAA encoded by the coding sequence ATGGCGACCGACGTTCACCGGCCGGTGAGCCCCAAGGCCACCCGGACCGTGCAGCCCACACAGGCCGTGCACGTCGAGGGGCTGACCCGCTCCTTCGACGGGCGTGCGGTCATCGACCGGCTTCAACTCGATGTCCGGCCAGGCGAGTTCGTCGCTCTCCTCGGCCGCAGCGGCTGCGGCAAGTCCACCCTGCTGCGCATCCTCGCCGGCCTCGACCGCGACATCGAGGGCACCGTCCTGGTACCGCGCCGCAAGGCCGTCGCCTTCCAGGCGCCGCGGCTGATGCCGTGGAAGAAGGTGTGGCGCAACGTGCTGCTGGGCCTGCCGGGCAAGCCCGGCCGCACGGTCGCCGAGCAGGCGCTCAAGGAGGTCGGCCTGGACCACCGTACGGACGCCTGGCCCAAGACGCTCTCCGGCGGCGAGGCCCAACGCGCCTCCCTCGCAAGGGCGTTGGTCCGCGAACCCGATCTGCTGCTGCTCGACGAGCCGTTCGGCGCGCTCGACGCACTCACCCGGATCAAGGCCCAGCGCCTGGTCGGCGAGTTGTGGCAGCGGCGCGGCTGCGCGGTCCTGCTCGTCACGCACGACGTCGAGGAGGCCGTACTCCTGGCCGACCGCGTGCTCGTGATGGACGACGGGGTCATCGCGCACGAGCAGCGCATCGATCTCGACCGCCCCCGCGACATCACCGACCCCCGGTTCGCCGAACTGCGCGCCGGCCTGCTGGAGCGCCTCGGCGTCGAAACAGCCGCCGAAGCAGCCTGA
- a CDS encoding LLM class flavin-dependent oxidoreductase: MTVHLHWFLPTGGDGRTLVDRHAYGSNQAGKPSGVRAPDIDYLAQIAKAAERLGFEAVLTPTGTWCEDAWLTTVALAQHTERLKFLVAFRPGLISPTLAAQMAATYQRITRGRLLLNVVTGGDSAEQRRFGDRLDHDQRYARTDEFLSVVRGVWRGEPYDFDGAHYQVDGGLTALPPDPVPQLFFGGSSEAAGPVAARHADVYLTWGEPPAQVKEKIDWIRSLAEREGRTVRFGIRLHTISRDSSADAWSTAHRLLDDLDAGTVAAAQEALGRSESVGQQRMLALHGGSRADLEIYPNLWAGVGLVRGGAGTALVGSHGEVAERIEEYHALGVEHFVLSGYPHLEEAYWFGEGVIPELAARGLLDGTAAETETGVPLLVAGGR, translated from the coding sequence ATGACCGTCCATCTCCACTGGTTCCTGCCGACCGGCGGCGACGGCCGCACCCTGGTGGACCGGCACGCCTATGGGTCCAACCAGGCCGGGAAGCCGAGCGGCGTACGCGCCCCCGACATCGACTACCTGGCCCAAATCGCCAAGGCCGCCGAGCGGTTGGGCTTCGAGGCGGTCCTCACCCCGACCGGCACCTGGTGCGAGGACGCCTGGCTGACCACCGTGGCCCTCGCCCAGCACACCGAACGCCTCAAGTTCCTGGTCGCGTTCCGGCCGGGCCTGATCTCGCCGACGCTCGCCGCGCAGATGGCGGCGACATACCAGCGCATCACGCGGGGGCGGCTGCTGCTCAACGTCGTCACCGGCGGCGACTCGGCCGAGCAGCGCCGCTTCGGCGACCGCCTCGACCACGATCAGCGGTATGCCCGTACGGACGAGTTCCTGTCCGTCGTACGTGGGGTGTGGCGCGGTGAGCCGTACGACTTCGACGGTGCCCACTACCAGGTCGACGGCGGGCTGACCGCCCTGCCGCCGGACCCGGTGCCGCAGCTGTTCTTCGGCGGTTCCTCCGAGGCGGCCGGGCCGGTCGCGGCGCGGCATGCGGACGTGTATCTCACCTGGGGTGAACCGCCCGCGCAGGTCAAGGAGAAGATCGACTGGATTCGCTCGCTGGCCGAGCGGGAGGGCCGTACGGTCCGGTTCGGGATCCGGCTGCACACCATCTCCCGCGACTCGTCCGCCGACGCCTGGTCGACCGCCCACCGGCTGCTCGACGACCTCGACGCGGGCACGGTCGCGGCGGCGCAGGAGGCGCTCGGGCGCAGCGAGTCGGTGGGGCAGCAGCGCATGCTCGCCCTGCACGGCGGCTCCCGCGCCGATCTGGAGATCTACCCGAACCTCTGGGCGGGGGTCGGTCTGGTCCGGGGTGGGGCGGGAACCGCGCTGGTCGGGAGCCATGGCGAGGTCGCCGAGCGGATCGAGGAGTACCACGCGCTCGGTGTCGAGCACTTCGTGCTGTCCGGGTATCCGCATCTGGAGGAGGCCTACTGGTTCGGGGAGGGGGTGATTCCCGAGCTGGCGGCGCGCGGTCTGCTCGACGGCACGGCGGCGGAGACCGAGACCGGTGTTCCGCTGCTGGTCGCGGGCGGACGCTGA
- a CDS encoding secondary thiamine-phosphate synthase enzyme YjbQ, translating to MSDAFITRVLNVASGSSERVVDITRDCEAFLQEAAGRDGLLNVFVPHATAGIAIIETGAGSDDDLLTALHTLLPADDRWQHRHGSPGHGRDHVLPAIVPPHATLPVLAGRLELGTWQSVCLVDTNRDNPNRKVRLSFLG from the coding sequence ATGTCAGACGCCTTCATCACCCGAGTCCTGAACGTCGCCTCCGGCTCCTCGGAGAGGGTCGTGGACATCACCCGCGACTGCGAGGCCTTCCTGCAGGAGGCGGCGGGTCGCGACGGCCTCCTGAACGTCTTCGTGCCACACGCCACGGCCGGCATCGCCATCATCGAGACGGGCGCCGGCAGCGACGACGACCTCCTGACCGCCCTGCACACCCTCCTCCCCGCCGACGACCGCTGGCAACACCGCCACGGCAGCCCCGGCCACGGCCGCGACCATGTCCTCCCGGCGATCGTCCCGCCGCACGCGACGCTGCCGGTGCTGGCTGGGCGGCTGGAACTCGGGACGTGGCAGTCGGTGTGCCTCGTGGATACAAACAGGGACAATCCAAACCGGAAGGTCCGGCTGTCGTTCCTGGGATGA
- a CDS encoding cupin domain-containing protein, with product MTLPAQSPGLVVPPGAGRTVRTAAQQVTFKVTGTHSRYASSFEVVVPPGFDVGAHVHARSEELFYVLEGELDVLAFEPRVRTCDDWRQWESSEGRRAVRATPGTVIVVPPGCPHAFANPTDGPAKMFFQASPPPDHERYFDELLDILSAGGPPDHTAIAALRARYDIEQLTPLRHRMPAQTAARDDKDPA from the coding sequence ATGACCCTGCCCGCTCAGAGCCCCGGCCTGGTCGTCCCGCCCGGCGCGGGCCGTACGGTGCGTACCGCCGCGCAGCAGGTCACGTTCAAGGTGACCGGCACCCACTCGCGTTACGCGTCCAGCTTCGAAGTCGTCGTCCCGCCCGGCTTCGACGTCGGCGCGCATGTCCACGCCCGCAGCGAGGAACTCTTCTACGTCCTCGAAGGCGAACTCGACGTGCTCGCCTTCGAACCACGTGTCCGAACCTGCGACGACTGGCGGCAGTGGGAGTCGAGTGAGGGGCGGCGGGCGGTACGCGCCACCCCCGGCACCGTCATCGTCGTACCGCCCGGCTGCCCGCACGCCTTCGCCAACCCGACGGACGGACCGGCGAAGATGTTCTTCCAGGCGTCACCGCCCCCCGATCACGAACGCTACTTCGACGAGCTGCTGGACATCCTCTCCGCGGGCGGACCGCCCGATCACACGGCGATCGCCGCACTGCGCGCCCGCTACGACATCGAGCAACTCACCCCCCTCAGGCACCGCATGCCGGCACAGACGGCGGCCAGGGACGACAAGGACCCGGCATGA